A window of the Streptomyces griseochromogenes genome harbors these coding sequences:
- a CDS encoding ArsR/SmtB family transcription factor, which translates to MSDAALWSALADPHRRAIVALLLERPRPVGEIVETCGLSQPSTSKHLKVLREAGLVRVRQDAQRRVYALDPAPIAALDAWLAPYRTLWNRSLDALGRRLDETGETPDDT; encoded by the coding sequence ATGTCCGACGCCGCGCTCTGGAGCGCCCTCGCCGACCCCCATCGGCGGGCCATCGTCGCGCTGCTCCTGGAGCGGCCCCGGCCCGTCGGGGAGATCGTGGAGACATGCGGGCTGAGCCAGCCGAGCACGTCCAAGCATCTGAAGGTGCTGCGGGAGGCGGGTCTGGTGCGAGTCAGGCAGGACGCGCAGCGCCGCGTCTACGCCCTCGACCCGGCCCCGATCGCCGCCCTCGACGCCTGGCTGGCGCCGTACCGCACACTGTGGAACCGCAGCCTCGACGCCCTGGGCCGCCGCCTCGACGAGACGGGCGAGACGCCGGACGACACCTGA
- a CDS encoding SRPBCC family protein, protein MSVDLTGTYLTLEDGRPAVRFSRTYDHPVDRVWHFVTDPDELAGWFPFQVEIELRAGAPVRFFGEPGTPEFTGRILALDPPRHLSFEWGGDELHFDLEEAGEGRARFTLTNVLDAENTAARNGAGWEVCLAALDAKARGERFEGPHAGPSAPWKEFYDGYIGAGVPSGAPVPGLD, encoded by the coding sequence ATGTCCGTCGACCTCACCGGTACCTATCTGACCCTGGAGGACGGCCGCCCCGCCGTCCGTTTCAGCCGCACCTACGACCATCCGGTCGATCGCGTCTGGCACTTCGTGACCGACCCGGACGAGCTGGCCGGGTGGTTCCCGTTCCAGGTCGAGATCGAACTGCGCGCGGGCGCGCCCGTCCGCTTCTTCGGCGAGCCGGGCACACCGGAGTTCACCGGCCGCATCCTCGCCCTCGACCCGCCGCGGCACCTGTCCTTCGAGTGGGGCGGCGACGAACTCCACTTCGACCTGGAGGAGGCCGGCGAAGGACGCGCCCGCTTCACGCTCACCAACGTCCTCGACGCCGAGAACACCGCCGCCCGCAACGGCGCCGGCTGGGAGGTGTGCCTGGCCGCCCTCGACGCCAAGGCGCGCGGCGAGCGTTTCGAGGGACCGCACGCCGGACCGAGCGCGCCGTGGAAGGAGTTCTACGACGGCTACATCGGAGCCGGAGTGCCCTCGGGCGCGCCCGTACCCGGCCTGGACTGA
- a CDS encoding NHLP bacteriocin export ABC transporter permease/ATPase subunit, translated as MTTVGEGDLVLGALGSMGTRIDCAGFNRLDLEGPQVLWLVAAGALDLFAVDAAQQGHWHHLGRLEAGALLLGPVAGPQHTLVARPARDCVVHRINLRELYQPAHTQTWSYDEYGNPQYVPPASSPLEYAVALGVGRGLSVLFQAPMAEERAAAPADDDVFWMQVPPGSVQYGSLYGAEAVADLLMDPALWQSMVDQQYRLLTALDRWIEQLERTHETRAAAGIKAGEAVRAQADQTLLASIGKRSARRTTAADADATYAACKLAAEAAGITLAEPAQSGTESERLDPVERVALASRVRARAVRLDGRWWRENVGPLVGHRALSGAPVALLWRRGGYVAVHPGTGRETPIEKANAEEFEPRAVMFYRPLPERRLGPLGLLRFSLRGTRGDLVNLMLAGLVTVAIGALVPIATGKVLGEYVPRAQTGLIVQVCLAVMISGVVSAAFTLLENLTILRLEGRIESALQPAVWDRLLRLPTRFFTQRSTGELASAAMGISAIRRLLAGVGPVVAQSVTVGAMNLGLLLWYSVPMALAAIGMLVVIAAVFLGLGLWQVRWQRRLVVLGNKLNNQAFQTLRGLPKLRVAAAENYAYAAWAREFAHSRELQQKVGRIKNLTSVLGAVYLPVCTLLMFMLLAGPAKGAMSAAAFLTFNTSVTMVLTSVTQLTGSFVSAVAALPLFEEIRPVLDATPEVRTASTRPGPLSGAVEARRLSFRYADDGPLVLDDVSFSVRPGEFVAVVGPSGCGKSTLLRLLIGFDKPVSGSVLYDGQDLGALDQSAVRRQCGVVLQHAQPFTGSILDVICGTEPYTPEEAMAAAEMAGLAEDIKRMPMGLHTIVAGNGAISGGQRQRLMIAQALIRRPRILFFDEATSALDNDTQRIVIESTRKLNATRIVIAHRLSTVLDADRVVVMEDGRVIQQGRPADLLADTAGRLHELVRRQLA; from the coding sequence ATGACGACCGTCGGCGAAGGCGATCTCGTTCTCGGTGCGCTGGGGTCCATGGGCACGCGCATCGACTGCGCGGGCTTCAACCGGCTCGACCTGGAAGGCCCGCAGGTGCTGTGGCTGGTCGCGGCCGGCGCCCTGGACCTGTTCGCGGTGGACGCCGCCCAGCAGGGCCACTGGCACCACCTCGGCCGCCTGGAGGCGGGCGCGCTGCTGCTCGGCCCGGTCGCGGGACCCCAGCACACCCTGGTGGCCCGCCCGGCGCGGGACTGCGTGGTGCACCGGATCAACCTGCGCGAGCTGTACCAGCCCGCCCACACCCAGACATGGTCGTACGACGAGTACGGCAACCCGCAGTACGTCCCCCCGGCGTCGAGCCCGCTGGAGTACGCGGTCGCGCTGGGCGTCGGCCGCGGCCTGTCCGTCCTCTTCCAGGCCCCGATGGCCGAGGAGCGCGCCGCCGCGCCCGCCGACGACGACGTGTTCTGGATGCAGGTGCCGCCGGGCAGCGTCCAGTACGGCTCGCTGTACGGCGCGGAGGCAGTCGCCGACCTGCTGATGGACCCGGCTCTGTGGCAGAGCATGGTCGATCAGCAGTACCGGCTGCTGACCGCGCTGGACCGGTGGATCGAGCAGCTGGAGCGCACCCACGAGACGCGCGCGGCCGCCGGGATCAAGGCCGGTGAGGCGGTCCGCGCCCAGGCCGACCAGACACTGCTCGCCTCCATCGGCAAACGCTCGGCCCGGCGTACGACGGCAGCCGACGCCGACGCCACCTACGCGGCCTGCAAGCTGGCCGCCGAGGCGGCCGGAATCACTCTCGCGGAGCCCGCGCAGAGCGGTACCGAGAGCGAGCGCCTGGACCCGGTGGAGCGGGTGGCCCTGGCCTCCCGGGTCCGTGCCCGGGCCGTACGGCTCGACGGCCGCTGGTGGCGGGAGAACGTGGGTCCGCTGGTGGGGCACCGGGCGCTGTCCGGGGCGCCGGTCGCGCTGCTGTGGCGGCGTGGCGGCTATGTGGCCGTGCACCCGGGCACCGGACGCGAGACGCCGATCGAGAAGGCGAACGCCGAGGAGTTCGAGCCGCGCGCGGTGATGTTCTACCGGCCGCTGCCCGAGCGGCGGCTCGGTCCGCTCGGGCTGCTGCGGTTCAGCCTGCGCGGCACCCGCGGCGACCTGGTCAACCTGATGCTGGCCGGGCTGGTGACGGTGGCGATCGGCGCGCTGGTGCCGATCGCGACGGGCAAGGTGCTCGGCGAGTACGTGCCGAGGGCCCAGACCGGCCTGATCGTCCAGGTCTGTCTGGCGGTGATGATCAGCGGTGTCGTGTCGGCGGCGTTCACGCTGCTGGAGAACCTGACCATCCTGCGCCTGGAGGGCCGTATCGAGTCGGCGCTGCAGCCGGCCGTCTGGGACCGGCTGCTCAGGCTGCCGACCCGGTTCTTCACCCAGCGCTCCACCGGTGAGCTCGCCAGTGCCGCCATGGGCATCAGCGCGATCCGGCGGCTGCTGGCGGGCGTCGGTCCGGTGGTCGCGCAGTCGGTGACGGTCGGCGCGATGAACCTCGGTCTGCTGCTGTGGTACAGCGTGCCGATGGCGCTCGCGGCGATCGGCATGCTCGTCGTCATCGCGGCGGTGTTCCTGGGGCTCGGGCTGTGGCAGGTGCGCTGGCAGCGCCGGCTCGTGGTGCTCGGCAACAAGCTGAACAACCAGGCTTTCCAGACCTTGCGGGGCCTGCCGAAGCTGCGCGTGGCGGCGGCGGAGAACTACGCGTACGCCGCCTGGGCCCGGGAGTTCGCGCACAGCCGGGAACTCCAGCAGAAGGTCGGCCGGATCAAGAACCTCACCTCGGTGCTGGGCGCGGTCTATCTGCCGGTGTGCACCCTGCTGATGTTCATGCTGCTGGCCGGTCCGGCGAAGGGCGCGATGTCGGCGGCGGCCTTCCTCACCTTCAACACCTCGGTGACGATGGTGCTGACCTCGGTCACCCAGCTCACCGGCTCCTTCGTCTCGGCGGTGGCCGCGCTGCCGCTGTTCGAGGAGATCAGGCCGGTCCTGGACGCCACGCCCGAGGTGCGCACGGCGAGCACGCGTCCGGGCCCGCTGTCCGGTGCGGTGGAGGCCCGCAGGCTCTCCTTCCGGTACGCCGACGATGGGCCGCTCGTCCTGGACGACGTCTCCTTCTCCGTCCGTCCGGGCGAGTTCGTGGCGGTCGTCGGCCCCAGCGGCTGCGGCAAGTCCACCCTGCTGCGTCTGCTGATCGGCTTCGACAAGCCGGTCTCGGGCAGCGTCCTGTACGACGGGCAGGACCTGGGGGCCCTCGACCAGTCGGCGGTGCGCCGCCAGTGCGGGGTCGTCCTCCAGCACGCGCAGCCGTTCACCGGCTCCATCCTGGACGTCATCTGCGGCACCGAGCCGTACACGCCCGAGGAGGCGATGGCGGCGGCCGAGATGGCGGGGCTCGCGGAGGACATCAAGCGCATGCCGATGGGCCTGCACACGATCGTGGCGGGCAACGGCGCCATCTCCGGCGGGCAGCGGCAGCGCCTGATGATCGCCCAGGCACTGATCCGGCGCCCGCGGATCCTGTTCTTCGACGAGGCGACCAGCGCCCTCGACAACGACACCCAGCGCATCGTCATCGAGAGCACCCGCAAGCTGAACGCCACGCGCATCGTCATCGCCCACCGCCTGTCGACGGTGCTGGACGCCGACCGGGTCGTCGTGATGGAGGACGGCAGGGTCATCCAGCAGGGCCGGCCCGCCGACCTCCTCGCGGACACCGCGGGCCGACTGCACGAGCTGGTGCGGCGGCAGCTGGCGTAG
- a CDS encoding NHLP family bacteriocin export ABC transporter peptidase/permease/ATPase subunit: MSTTQETRGRRRAAPARRPVPKPRGGTVRTPTVLQMEAVECGAASLAMVLGHYGRHVPLEELRIACGVSRDGSRASNLLKAARGYGLTAKGMQMDLAALAEVAAPAILFWEFNHYVVYDGMGRRFGRRGVYINDPAKGRRFVPMEEFDGSFTGVVLVMEPGDGFSKGGRRPGVLGAMPARLRGTAGTLPAAVLASLLLVAVGAAVPALSRTYIDMFLIGGQTSLLGVLFASMATCVLLTLVLTWLQQANLLHGRIISSTLSSARFLRHLLRLPVTFFSQRSPADLVQRLQSNDQVAETLARDLAAAGVDAIVVVLYAVLLYTYDPQLTFVGIGVALLNVVAMRLVVRLRATRTAKLRADTARLTNTSYTGLQLIETMKATGGEDGYFRKWAGQHATTLEEQQRLGVPSAWLGVVAPTLATLNSALILWIGGLRAVEGHISVGLLVAFQALVTRFTAPLTRLNGVAGRIQDFAADVARLKDVENFQADPLYARPGGGDSTRRLQGHVELENVTFGYSPLDQPLLTGFDLTVGPGQQVALVGGSGSGKSTVSRLISGLYTPWDGVIRIDGRRLEDIPRGALASSVSFVDQDVFLFEGSVRDNVALWDPSIPDEAVLEALKDAALYDVVMRRPGGVHSKVEQDGRNFSGGQRQRLEIARALVRRPSILVLDEVTSALDAETELVVMDNLRRRGCACVVIAHRLSTVRDSDEIVVLQHGAVVERGRHEELVAHSGAYAALVRER, from the coding sequence GTGAGCACCACTCAGGAAACCCGCGGCCGCAGACGGGCCGCCCCGGCCCGGCGCCCGGTCCCCAAGCCCCGTGGCGGCACGGTCCGCACCCCCACCGTCCTCCAGATGGAGGCCGTCGAGTGCGGCGCCGCCTCCCTCGCGATGGTGCTGGGCCACTACGGCCGGCACGTCCCGCTGGAGGAGCTGCGCATCGCCTGCGGCGTCTCCCGCGACGGCTCGCGCGCCAGCAACCTGCTCAAGGCGGCCCGCGGCTACGGCCTGACCGCCAAGGGCATGCAGATGGACCTGGCGGCCCTCGCCGAGGTCGCCGCACCGGCCATCCTGTTCTGGGAGTTCAACCACTACGTCGTCTACGACGGGATGGGCCGCCGCTTCGGCCGGCGCGGGGTGTACATCAACGACCCCGCCAAGGGCCGCCGTTTCGTGCCCATGGAGGAGTTCGACGGCAGCTTCACCGGTGTCGTGCTGGTGATGGAGCCGGGCGACGGCTTCAGCAAGGGCGGCCGCAGGCCCGGTGTGCTCGGCGCGATGCCGGCCCGGCTGCGCGGCACCGCGGGCACCCTGCCCGCCGCGGTCCTGGCCAGCCTGCTGCTGGTGGCGGTGGGCGCGGCGGTGCCCGCGCTCAGCCGTACCTACATCGACATGTTCCTCATCGGCGGGCAGACCTCCCTGCTCGGCGTGCTGTTCGCGTCGATGGCCACGTGCGTGCTGCTCACCCTGGTGCTGACCTGGCTCCAGCAGGCCAACCTGCTGCACGGCCGGATCATCTCCTCCACCCTCTCCAGCGCCCGCTTCCTGCGCCATCTGCTGCGGCTGCCGGTCACGTTCTTCTCCCAGCGCAGCCCGGCCGACCTGGTGCAGCGGCTGCAGTCCAACGACCAGGTCGCCGAGACGCTGGCCCGCGATCTGGCGGCGGCGGGCGTGGACGCGATCGTGGTCGTGCTGTACGCCGTGCTGCTGTACACCTACGACCCGCAGCTGACGTTCGTCGGCATCGGTGTGGCTCTGCTGAACGTGGTGGCCATGCGGCTGGTCGTACGGCTGCGCGCGACCCGGACGGCGAAGCTGCGCGCGGACACCGCCCGGCTCACCAACACCTCCTACACCGGCCTTCAGCTGATCGAGACGATGAAGGCGACCGGCGGCGAGGACGGCTACTTCCGCAAGTGGGCCGGGCAGCACGCCACCACGCTGGAGGAGCAGCAGCGGCTCGGTGTGCCGAGCGCCTGGCTCGGCGTGGTCGCGCCGACGCTGGCCACGCTCAACAGCGCGCTGATCCTGTGGATCGGCGGTCTGCGGGCGGTCGAGGGCCACATCTCGGTGGGTCTGCTCGTCGCCTTCCAGGCGCTGGTCACCCGCTTCACGGCCCCGCTGACCCGGCTCAACGGCGTGGCGGGCCGGATCCAGGACTTCGCGGCCGACGTGGCACGGCTGAAGGACGTGGAGAACTTCCAGGCCGACCCGCTCTACGCCCGCCCGGGCGGCGGCGACTCGACGCGCCGGCTGCAGGGGCATGTCGAGCTGGAGAACGTGACCTTCGGCTACAGCCCGCTGGACCAGCCGCTGCTGACCGGCTTCGATCTGACCGTCGGGCCCGGTCAGCAGGTGGCCCTGGTCGGCGGCTCGGGCAGCGGCAAGTCCACGGTCTCCAGGCTCATCTCGGGCCTGTACACGCCCTGGGACGGGGTGATCCGTATCGACGGCCGCCGCCTGGAGGACATCCCGCGCGGCGCGCTGGCCTCCTCCGTCTCCTTCGTCGACCAGGACGTGTTCCTCTTCGAGGGCTCGGTCCGCGACAACGTGGCCCTGTGGGATCCGTCGATCCCGGACGAGGCCGTGCTGGAGGCGCTGAAGGACGCGGCCCTGTACGACGTGGTCATGCGCAGGCCCGGTGGCGTCCACAGCAAGGTGGAGCAGGACGGCCGGAACTTCTCCGGCGGGCAGCGCCAGCGCCTGGAGATCGCCCGGGCACTGGTCAGGCGGCCCAGCATCCTCGTCCTCGACGAGGTGACCAGCGCGCTGGACGCGGAGACGGAGCTGGTCGTGATGGACAACCTGCGCCGGCGCGGCTGCGCCTGCGTGGTGATCGCCCACCGGCTCAGCACGGTCCGGGACAGCGACGAGATCGTGGTGCTCCAGCACGGCGCGGTCGTCGAGCGCGGGCGGCACGAGGAGCTGGTGGCGCACTCGGGCGCGTACGCCGCGCTGGTCAGGGAGCGATGA
- a CDS encoding HlyD family efflux transporter periplasmic adaptor subunit, with amino-acid sequence MQFRQQALAKLQSPEELDLPVRLARPQGWLALGVTVVVMAAASVWAVTGSVASTVGAQAILTHGQGSYLLQSPVAGQVTAVLARQGERLPPNSPVLKVRTSQGDSVVRTVAAGRVTALAATIGQIIQTGTDVAAVEKVARASDPLYATVYVPAENAAAIPAHAAVDLTVSSVPTQRYGVLRGHVKSVDRTAQSAQSIAAFLGDSQLGEQFTKKGRPVAVLVELDKSSGTKSGYRWSSADGPPYRLDSMTLASGSIRLADQHPVDWLLP; translated from the coding sequence GTGCAGTTCCGCCAACAGGCCCTCGCCAAGCTCCAGTCACCGGAGGAGCTGGACCTTCCGGTGCGGCTGGCCCGTCCCCAGGGCTGGCTCGCGCTCGGCGTCACCGTCGTCGTCATGGCGGCGGCCTCCGTGTGGGCGGTGACCGGTTCGGTCGCCTCCACGGTGGGCGCCCAGGCCATCCTCACCCACGGGCAGGGCAGCTATCTGCTGCAGAGTCCCGTGGCCGGCCAGGTCACGGCCGTACTCGCCCGGCAGGGCGAACGGCTGCCCCCGAACTCGCCCGTCCTCAAGGTGCGCACGAGTCAGGGCGATTCGGTGGTCCGTACCGTCGCCGCGGGCCGCGTCACCGCGCTCGCCGCCACCATCGGTCAGATCATCCAGACCGGCACCGATGTGGCCGCTGTCGAGAAGGTCGCCCGCGCCTCCGACCCGCTGTACGCCACCGTGTACGTCCCCGCCGAGAACGCCGCGGCCATCCCGGCGCACGCCGCCGTGGACCTCACGGTGTCCTCGGTGCCGACCCAGCGGTACGGCGTGCTGCGCGGACATGTGAAGTCGGTGGACCGCACCGCGCAGTCCGCCCAGTCCATCGCCGCGTTCCTCGGCGACAGCCAGCTCGGCGAGCAGTTCACGAAGAAGGGCCGCCCGGTGGCGGTCCTGGTCGAGCTCGACAAGTCGTCCGGCACCAAGAGCGGCTACCGGTGGTCCTCCGCGGACGGACCGCCGTACAGGCTCGACTCCATGACCCTCGCCTCCGGTTCGATCCGGCTGGCCGACCAGCATCCCGTCGATTGGCTGCTGCCGTGA
- a CDS encoding PaaI family thioesterase, which yields MTMTTAEADKILSANFAPWVLDLGLSVAAVSEDRALLRLPWSDRLAREGGALSGQALMAAADTATVIAVSAARGGFVPMTTVQQSTSFQRAVTGSDVLIEAVLTKLGRRMAFADITLSDAGSGALAARATTVYALMG from the coding sequence ATGACGATGACCACCGCCGAAGCCGACAAGATCCTCTCCGCCAACTTCGCCCCCTGGGTCCTCGACCTCGGGCTGTCCGTCGCGGCCGTGAGCGAGGACCGCGCGCTCCTGCGTCTGCCCTGGTCGGACCGGCTGGCCCGGGAGGGCGGCGCACTGTCGGGGCAGGCGCTGATGGCGGCGGCCGACACGGCGACGGTGATCGCGGTCTCGGCCGCGCGGGGCGGCTTCGTGCCGATGACGACCGTGCAGCAGTCGACGTCCTTCCAGCGGGCGGTGACCGGTTCGGATGTCTTGATCGAAGCGGTCCTGACCAAGCTGGGCCGGCGGATGGCGTTCGCGGACATCACGCTGAGCGACGCCGGATCGGGTGCGCTCGCGGCGCGTGCGACCACGGTCTATGCACTGATGGGCTGA
- a CDS encoding S1 family peptidase, whose product MPKRKAAIAVGGVAALGAAALLLPNANASQDKNDDAAGAAGTAKTMKASDASGLAAQLQKLLGDAVAGSYYDSGKKQLVVNVVNGDSNVLAQAKKAGAVVRQVENSAAELKAAAHTLKSKATIPGTAWAVDPRTDKVVVSADSSVTGAKWDRLQSTVRGLGSGMATLKKSAGSFKTFVSGGDAIFAQAQGGNVRCSLGFNVKASDGSPAFLTAGHCGVAAKDWSDSQNGQPVATVDQAKFPGNDFSLVKYNDATTQAPSEVNAGNGQTVQITQAQDATVGETVFRMGSTTGLHNGQVTGLDATVNFQSETNPGGVDTVNGLIQTNVCAEPGDSGGSLFTQDGGAVGLTSGGSGDCTSGGETFFQPVTAALQATGATLGDGGNGAGGQAGAGDQSGSADPSASAGDQSGAGDQAGGNQIGGTADPSASAGDQSGTGTGTGDQSGAGAGTGDQSGAGAGTDDPSGAGTGDGSSSVTGTN is encoded by the coding sequence ATGCCGAAGCGCAAGGCTGCGATAGCGGTGGGCGGTGTCGCGGCGCTCGGAGCGGCGGCTCTCCTGCTGCCCAATGCCAACGCGTCGCAGGACAAGAACGACGATGCCGCCGGCGCCGCAGGTACCGCGAAGACCATGAAGGCCTCGGACGCCTCGGGTCTCGCCGCGCAGTTGCAGAAGCTGCTCGGTGACGCCGTCGCCGGGTCCTACTACGACAGCGGCAAGAAGCAGCTGGTCGTCAATGTGGTCAACGGCGACAGCAACGTGCTCGCGCAGGCGAAGAAGGCGGGAGCGGTCGTCCGCCAGGTCGAGAACAGCGCCGCCGAACTCAAGGCCGCCGCGCACACCCTGAAGAGCAAGGCGACCATTCCGGGCACCGCCTGGGCCGTCGACCCGCGCACCGACAAGGTCGTGGTCAGCGCCGACTCCAGCGTCACCGGCGCCAAGTGGGACAGACTGCAGTCGACCGTGCGCGGTCTCGGCTCCGGCATGGCGACGCTGAAGAAGTCCGCCGGTTCCTTCAAGACCTTCGTCTCGGGCGGCGACGCCATCTTCGCCCAGGCGCAGGGCGGCAACGTGCGCTGCTCCCTCGGCTTCAACGTCAAGGCATCCGACGGCAGCCCGGCCTTCCTGACGGCCGGTCACTGCGGCGTCGCCGCCAAGGACTGGTCCGACTCCCAGAACGGCCAGCCCGTCGCCACCGTCGACCAGGCCAAATTCCCCGGCAACGACTTCTCGCTCGTGAAGTACAACGACGCCACCACCCAGGCGCCCAGCGAGGTCAACGCCGGCAACGGCCAGACCGTGCAGATCACCCAGGCCCAGGACGCCACCGTCGGCGAGACCGTGTTCCGCATGGGCTCCACCACCGGTCTGCACAACGGCCAGGTGACCGGCCTCGACGCCACCGTCAACTTCCAGAGCGAGACGAACCCGGGCGGGGTCGACACCGTCAACGGCCTCATCCAGACCAACGTCTGCGCCGAGCCCGGCGACAGCGGCGGCTCCCTGTTCACCCAGGACGGCGGCGCGGTCGGCCTCACCTCCGGCGGCAGCGGCGACTGCACCAGCGGCGGCGAGACCTTCTTCCAGCCGGTCACCGCCGCCCTCCAGGCCACCGGCGCCACCCTCGGCGACGGCGGCAACGGGGCGGGCGGTCAGGCGGGTGCGGGCGACCAGTCCGGCAGCGCCGACCCCTCCGCCTCGGCCGGCGACCAGTCCGGTGCCGGCGACCAGGCGGGCGGCAACCAGATCGGCGGCACCGCCGACCCGTCCGCCTCGGCCGGAGACCAGAGCGGCACCGGCACGGGTACCGGCGACCAGTCGGGTGCGGGCGCGGGTACCGGCGACCAGTCGGGTGCGGGCGCGGGCACCGATGACCCGTCCGGCGCGGGCACGGGCGACGGCTCGTCGTCCGTCACCGGGACCAACTGA